The nucleotide sequence attctattaagtaggtgtaactttggtgctgctgttagatcggcaccgcaagggattgtgggatatcattccctttgcctctctggacggatttgggtttaagtgtgtgtttttgacagaatgtgtttagttgttttactgtgttttgccgagttattttgtcctactaagcTTACGtctttgcaccatgagtgagagtgaaggagaggataatgagtttatatagcagcCCTACGGTCTAGCGTTGTAATGACAATGACggaaaattatttaaacaatttttgcaCTCCGCGCATTTTTCCCCCCGTCCTTTTTAATGTTATacaaatgagcatatctgccggctcaaacttagacatttgagagttcaagaaatataattaatttagatggaaaaaagattgattgaattggagtaatatgaaaTTTAGTTGGATAAATACGTAAATCTGAGTTGTATAaaaaattattgagttttatagatgtaagaaattaggttgaataaatttaactcaattatttgttaccaatagaagtaattcctttatgttggcaaaattggataggttttatatatatatatatatatatatgcgtcacaaggaaaatggaaataagatcagaaactcgtgcgtttactttgtctgttcttctactacaagcagaaactcttttgatgttgcagccgtattacttttttgatggacgtataatcttcatacgccatcattaaaacctcagactccgtctcactgaagtatagcgctttcttttctttcttttttttctccacgcgtttccatggtgactccagaaatcggcgatctattgagaatgtctttatgtacctgctgtgcgcgtgcattaacccagggttaccaagtggagcgtaattacgctaactcatatctggtcttttggaaccgacatatcCAGAGTAAggaagttcaggcggatttcagccagagttcaggcttaaagtctggctaatttaaacatgcttcctggaatacccccctggaatGACCCCCAggacatgcatgtgtgtgtccacGTGAGCGTGCACGTGGTACCTGAGGCAAGCTCCCGTCATCCACGACAGTATCAAACTCTTGATCAAGGAGCACAGCCAGGTAGTCCTCCACCTCATACTGCTGCAGGTCAGctagaaacacacaaacaaatgtggGCACACAGCAAacacaggtacacacacacacaaacagatgtacacacaaacaaatgtacacacaaacagatacacagacacacacaaaaacaaacaaacagaaaaacaaacaaatgtaggCACAAAAACATTGCCATGGTTACTAACCGTTGTCATGGAAATACTGCTGCACCACGTCCACCATCCAGTCCGCCTTCTGTGGGCCGAACGCGCCCCCGAACCCGTTCTCCACCGCAATCTAACAAACAAACGGAGGATTTGTCGAACCCGACTGGGACCAGATCCAAACAATAGGTCCACCTTCCCAGCGGAACACCCCAAACCGGGTCAAGATAAAGTTGACTCATCTGGACCGCAGCGGAGAACCGGGACAGGTTCTGTGGATCTGAATCCTCACCCGGTTCGAAGCTCACCTGTAGTACCGGCCAGCTGTGAAGAACCGCCCGAACCGCGTCTGTGAAAAGCTCACGTGAAGCCACCGAGGCCGCCATAATAGTCTGACGTCACTTCGAATGCGACGAGACGTCATCATAAACAGACGTAACCAATCGATCCAGGACGAGGTTTCGATGGTCGATTTTGAGAGAAAGTTAATATtagttttacagaaaatgtcTGTGTAATAAAACGTTATGTAATCTAATATCCCAGAATTCACTTACGAATTTAAAATCGGAAAATACAATTCTGAGTTTCATTCGCCAAAATCAACAGAAATGTCTGGCAAGTCGAACCTAATTTATTCTGACTGCATCAATGTTTGGTCATTTAAGACCcactttattcatcttttgatctttttccaaagcgttcccagtggtcttttaatcatgattatgccatttttaggcacaaaaaaataaaataaaacatcaaaacaatctgtcgttttctagaacagtttctgcagagagcggcaggagttcattagaaatttactcCTGAGTAGTAGGCCCATCTGTTTATACACTGTCCCACTAGCTTCCAGCCCTTCACAATCCcatcctaacattagcggtgcaacaaaattggcaGCATTATCgtttacagtttagatccagattccagctcagacgaagaaaacagacgttcacggatctatttgtctgacagtggatgatcagaatggagcagagctgggagacTGTgacagcatattttctacatcacatgAAGACCTtcttccaacagcatttttttcgactgcccctgattcacaatgatttgcataaagaaatactcagcaatGCAATTGtgagcttaactttctttatatacatgtatatatatgttctccatcatcagaaaaatactacaagaacatatttaaaaCACATATGATTAAAGCCTAGGGTGTATGAGAATTTATTTATCTGCaaaagaagaaaggttcagtTTGGTAGATGGAAAATTGTCACTTCCAGTCATCCCATTTTCATCTCAGACTTTCGTTGTGGCTTTTGTTTGTGAATGTATCGTTTCACATGATTactacggtggccgacagggctcacactacatacaaatggaaaaacgcaacggcattacccgaagcaagacgaaattacccgaagcacaacggcatTAAGAGACagcgcaacggcattacccgaagcacaacggcatTAAGAGACagcgcaacggcattacccgaagcgcGACGACATAACCGCAGCATTAGCATTAAGCTCAGCACAACGGAAGTGAGGACTTTTTTTccggggaaaaaataaaagcctggcaGATTCAAACTATTCGGTACGACAgaattttagggccaccaaaaaaagtaaaattatgaaattttaaaccgtaaatttatgagaaaaaaattgtatttttacgagattaaagtggaagtgagcatacagggcagcagcagcaacaagtgaacgctgcaaagcagcagagcagactgactaaacttagttgaacaggtgagctgaatgtttattgataacgttccaaatgtctggaagtttagttgtttgatttatgatttattaatgttttattttttgattggtGGTTTggaggatctctgcagcccgatgaagccgacGGCGACAGTTATGgagtgtgcgcgcgcgcgcgtgtgtgtgcgtgcctgtgtgtgtgttggagaccCCGCGTGCATGTGTGAGAGCACGGGCGAAAGAGGGGGGTGAGAGCGCGGAGCGGGAGAGTTTGCGTCTATATTGTGTGATCGAGACTGAGAACCTTAATAAAAAGATGATGTCCCTCCCCAGAAGAAGTATTTTGTCTTATTAACTCGCTCTGGAGGCTGACGATCCGAGCGGGAAAGTGAATCCCAAacgaggatccgccttcggccctggagaaaatcTCCCCTGCGTTTCCGACCAcagtcagagagaaaaaaagagaagttatTTCGCAGGTTCAAcagtatccctgcagctgtccacctgaatcctttcttcctccattaaagatcagatctctacgtttgtgtgacacttccgtctgaggaggagcactttctggcattttcaacgttctaatgctaatataacagactattttcattcctctttattgttatATGTtataacgggacgtttcatctggaggaggtggcgtatgtaacactgtttacttctgcattggtgttctgatgacaggttcatgtcataaggtgacagatgaacttcaggatatgtgaatgaaaaggaaaaataaaagctgcagcggTTCTCTACACCCAAATGTTACACACAAATCAGATAATTTTCAGTGTAAACCggttttccggggtt is from Oryzias latipes chromosome 7, ASM223467v1 and encodes:
- the tsr2 gene encoding pre-rRNA-processing protein TSR2 homolog, whose protein sequence is MAASVASRELFTDAVRAVLHSWPVLQIAVENGFGGAFGPQKADWMVDVVQQYFHDNADLQQYEVEDYLAVLLDQEFDTVVDDGSLPQVSLSLLQMYAHWQQGALELLKNSIQSLSLKKTQRAKVQAPPTSSDEDSGTETQEMEFGESQQSDRYPPPPPPPQEEDGWTVVRRKK